One window of Quercus robur chromosome 5, dhQueRobu3.1, whole genome shotgun sequence genomic DNA carries:
- the LOC126725336 gene encoding acid phosphatase 1-like: MKVLSLFFFLATIIATCQGAPHHHNPGFDCLSWRLAVETNNMRHWSVVPQACVSYVGHYMLGYQYRKDVQAVADLAYNFAKTAPLPRDLRTNLWIFDVADTVLSNLPYYAQPDVAFGGTPYNSTKFAIWEQKGISPAVPGILDLYKKVQSLGFKIVFISGRSESLREVTTKNLKNLGFTTWEKLILKQTSDAGTSSQIYKEKKRNELLAQRYRIVGNVGDQWSDLVGEHVGIRTFKVPNPMYYIS, encoded by the exons ATGAAGGTTTTATCGTTGTTCTTCTTCCTTGCCACAATTATAGCAACATGCCAAGGAGCCCCCCACCACCACAATCCCGGCTTTGACTGCCTCAGTTGGCGTCTAGCCGTCGAAACTAACAACATGCGTCATTGGTCTGTGGTTCCACAAGCTTGTGTAAGCTACGTTGGGCACTACATGCTCGGCTACCAATATCGTAAGGATGTTCAAGCTGTGGCTGATCTTGCTTACAACTTTGCCAAGACCGCCCCACTCCCCAGGGACCTCAGGACAAATCTTTGGATCTTTGACGTTGCTGATACTGTGCTCTCTAACTTGCCTTATTATGCTCAACCTGATGTTGCTTTTGG GGGAACGCCATATAACTCGACAAAATTCGCAATATGGGAACAGAAAGGCATATCACCAGCAGTGCCTGGGATTCTTGACCTATACAAGAAAGTGCAAAGTCTTGGGTTTAAGATTGTCTTTATTTCAGGAAGGTCTGAGAGCTTGAGGGAAGTTACAACAAAGAACCTGAAGAATCTAGGTTTCACCACTTGGGAGAAGCTCATACTAAA GCAAACCTCTGATGCGGGTACCTCATCAcaaatttacaaagaaaagaaaagaaacgagCTTTTAGCTCAGCGTTACAGAATCGTTGGGAATGTGGGAGATCAATGGAGTGATCTAGTGGGAGAACATGTTGGCATCCGGACATTTAAGGTGCCTAACCCAATGTACTACATTAGTTGA